In Gemmata obscuriglobus, a single genomic region encodes these proteins:
- a CDS encoding GNAT family N-acetyltransferase, with translation MQLQQVSALQFAPVKAPAVPKLVVWEAFDPDDPMTKAAGELYEETLPADERIPWAWIERSIRERVKSKPRTNGWHKHLLLAAPENRQDDPGALAGYVYGAFLPGYGGYLCYVGVAESARRLGVGRRLFDHFFKVLKVDAGELGEPLPFVIWESHRPEPDAPDAEWEVWAARKRLFDRVGGAWIDGVNFLSPNFSDDPDAAPVPLQLFLKPVDTPETAFTAERLREVVGGLHQRVYRNAPGTALYDGTLPPGCEPRLRPVE, from the coding sequence GTGCAGTTGCAACAGGTTTCGGCGTTACAATTTGCGCCGGTAAAGGCCCCGGCGGTTCCGAAGTTGGTCGTGTGGGAGGCGTTCGATCCGGACGACCCGATGACGAAAGCCGCGGGCGAACTCTACGAAGAGACGCTGCCCGCGGACGAGCGCATCCCGTGGGCGTGGATCGAGCGATCGATTCGCGAACGGGTGAAGAGCAAGCCGCGGACGAACGGGTGGCACAAGCACCTGCTGCTGGCCGCCCCCGAGAACCGTCAGGATGATCCCGGTGCGCTGGCCGGATACGTGTACGGCGCGTTTCTGCCGGGGTACGGCGGGTATCTGTGTTACGTGGGGGTTGCCGAGTCGGCGCGCCGACTCGGCGTCGGGCGCCGGCTGTTCGACCACTTTTTCAAGGTGCTGAAGGTCGACGCCGGCGAGTTGGGGGAACCGCTGCCGTTCGTAATTTGGGAGAGCCACAGGCCGGAACCCGACGCGCCCGACGCTGAGTGGGAGGTCTGGGCCGCCCGCAAGCGGTTGTTCGACCGGGTCGGCGGGGCGTGGATCGACGGGGTGAACTTCCTGTCGCCGAACTTCTCCGACGACCCGGACGCAGCACCGGTGCCGCTTCAGTTGTTCTTGAAGCCGGTGGACACTCCGGAGACCGCGTTCACAGCCGAGCGGCTACGCGAAGTCGTCGGCGGGTTGCACCAGCGGGTGTACCGTAACGCTCC
- a CDS encoding NUDIX domain-containing protein, with protein MPTKSDPKHTYDYPRPALTVDVAIVTRENRPRVLLIQRKKAPFAGGWALPGGFVEKNEKLADAARRELMEETGVAVADLEQLYTAGDPGRDPRGWTVSVVYLARIEAGAVKPVAADDASAVGWFALDELPALAFDHAMLLGRVRARLVDRGA; from the coding sequence ATGCCCACAAAAAGCGATCCGAAGCACACTTACGATTACCCGCGCCCGGCCTTGACCGTGGACGTTGCCATCGTGACCCGCGAGAATCGGCCGCGTGTCCTTTTGATTCAGCGCAAAAAGGCCCCGTTTGCCGGGGGGTGGGCGCTGCCGGGCGGGTTCGTTGAAAAGAACGAAAAGCTTGCTGATGCCGCCCGGCGGGAGCTGATGGAGGAAACCGGCGTTGCGGTCGCGGACCTGGAGCAACTCTACACCGCGGGCGACCCGGGCCGCGACCCGCGGGGCTGGACCGTTAGCGTCGTGTACCTGGCACGCATCGAAGCCGGCGCGGTAAAGCCGGTTGCAGCCGACGATGCGTCCGCGGTGGGGTGGTTTGCTCTGGATGAGTTGCCGGCACTCGCGTTCGACCACGCGATGCTGCTGGGCCGCGTCCGGGCGCGACTCGTCGACCGCGGGGCGTGA
- a CDS encoding AAA family ATPase, whose amino-acid sequence MTIHIPEFALVLLVGPSGSGKTTFARKHFRPTEVLSSDAFRGMVCDDEMNQAASEDAFELLHLVCEKRLRLGKLTVIDATNVRTEARKPFLELARKYHAQVTAVVFDFSADFCHARNQQRAAERPFGPHVTQRHAEDLRRSLGRLEDEGVRRVFVLKDEEQVAGATFERYRLPVNKRDERGPFDIIGDVHGCLSELLALLRALGYTLTQETAADGVTFWRAAPPEGRRLAFVGDLCDRGPDTPGVYRLVIDAVERGAAVCVLGNHEDKLLRWFNTPDKVKLTHGLAQSVEQFEKEPPEQRARVREFITRLPSHLVLDGGRLVVAHAGLTADMHGRVSGKVRAFAIYGDTTGESDEFGLPVRLNWAANYRARANVVYGHTPTLTPEWVNRCICIDTGCVFGGKLTALRYPEQELVSVPAEKEYAEPKRPLAPPPQALVPGGQAGPGDGRAGTLTARERSSPPALEGGASDRRSADLDLADVIGRRTIETRFAGKVTIREENAAAALEAMSRFAADPRWLMYLPPTMSPCEASARPEFLEHPAEAFRYFRNEGADRVVCEQKHMGSRAVAIVCRDEAAAARRFGAEGESGIIYTRTGRRFFDDPATEAAFLGLLRDALTRADWWAKFGTDWVALDGELMPWSAKAQELLRRQYAATGSAATAALAEANTLFGSGGAAELATRFAAKAEAANRFVAAYRRYCWPVNSVADLKFAPFFLLATEGQLYFDRTHEWHMRALAELATAPQVLATPFRVVDLADPAQEEAATRWWLDLTEAGDEGMVVKPLEPLTRGRKFYAQPALKVRGREYLRIIYGPDYLAPEHLGRLKHRAVGAKRGLAGREFGLGLEGLERFARGAELRAVHECVFAVLALESEPIDPRL is encoded by the coding sequence ATGACGATTCACATTCCGGAGTTCGCCCTCGTACTGCTGGTCGGCCCGTCCGGGTCCGGCAAGACCACGTTCGCGCGCAAGCACTTCCGTCCGACGGAGGTGCTGTCGTCGGACGCCTTCCGCGGCATGGTGTGCGACGACGAGATGAACCAGGCCGCATCGGAAGACGCGTTCGAGCTGCTGCACCTGGTGTGCGAGAAGCGGCTCCGGCTCGGCAAGCTCACCGTCATCGACGCGACCAACGTGCGGACCGAGGCGCGCAAGCCGTTTCTGGAACTGGCGCGGAAGTACCACGCGCAGGTGACGGCGGTGGTGTTCGACTTCAGCGCGGACTTCTGTCACGCGCGAAACCAGCAGCGGGCCGCGGAGCGCCCGTTCGGCCCGCACGTCACCCAGCGCCACGCGGAGGACCTGCGCCGCTCGCTCGGGCGCCTCGAAGACGAGGGCGTCCGCCGGGTGTTCGTGCTGAAGGACGAGGAGCAGGTCGCCGGTGCGACGTTCGAGCGGTACCGGTTGCCGGTGAACAAGCGTGACGAGCGCGGGCCGTTCGACATTATCGGCGACGTTCACGGGTGCCTGAGCGAGTTGCTCGCGCTGCTCCGGGCGCTCGGCTACACGCTCACGCAGGAGACGGCCGCAGACGGCGTCACCTTCTGGCGGGCAGCGCCCCCGGAGGGGCGCCGGCTGGCGTTCGTCGGTGACCTGTGCGACCGCGGCCCGGACACGCCCGGCGTGTACCGGCTGGTCATCGACGCGGTCGAGCGCGGGGCGGCGGTTTGCGTACTCGGGAACCACGAGGACAAACTGCTGCGGTGGTTCAACACCCCCGACAAGGTGAAACTCACGCACGGGCTGGCGCAGTCGGTGGAGCAGTTCGAGAAGGAGCCGCCGGAGCAGCGGGCGCGGGTGCGGGAGTTCATCACCCGGCTCCCGTCGCACCTAGTTCTCGACGGCGGGCGGCTGGTGGTGGCCCACGCGGGCCTGACGGCCGACATGCACGGCCGCGTATCGGGCAAGGTGCGCGCGTTCGCCATCTACGGGGACACGACCGGCGAGAGCGACGAGTTCGGGCTGCCCGTGCGCCTGAACTGGGCGGCCAACTACCGCGCCCGGGCGAACGTGGTGTACGGGCACACGCCGACGCTCACCCCGGAGTGGGTGAACCGGTGCATCTGCATCGACACCGGGTGCGTGTTCGGCGGGAAGCTCACCGCCCTCCGCTACCCGGAGCAGGAACTGGTGAGCGTTCCCGCCGAGAAAGAGTACGCCGAGCCGAAGCGCCCGCTGGCACCTCCCCCGCAGGCCCTCGTCCCCGGCGGACAGGCCGGGCCGGGCGACGGACGAGCGGGCACGTTGACGGCGCGCGAACGCTCATCCCCTCCTGCGCTAGAAGGAGGCGCGAGCGACAGACGTTCCGCAGACCTGGACCTCGCCGATGTGATCGGGCGGCGCACGATCGAGACGCGCTTCGCCGGGAAAGTGACGATCCGCGAAGAGAACGCGGCCGCGGCGCTGGAAGCGATGTCCCGGTTCGCGGCGGACCCGCGGTGGCTCATGTACCTGCCGCCGACGATGTCGCCGTGCGAGGCGTCGGCGCGGCCCGAGTTCCTCGAACACCCGGCCGAAGCGTTCCGCTACTTCAGGAACGAGGGCGCGGACCGGGTGGTGTGCGAGCAGAAGCACATGGGCTCGCGCGCGGTGGCGATCGTGTGCCGGGACGAGGCCGCGGCGGCCCGCCGGTTCGGCGCGGAGGGCGAGAGCGGGATCATCTACACCCGCACCGGGCGCCGGTTCTTCGACGATCCGGCCACCGAGGCCGCGTTCCTGGGGCTGCTGCGCGACGCCCTCACCCGGGCCGATTGGTGGGCGAAGTTCGGTACGGACTGGGTCGCGCTCGACGGCGAACTGATGCCGTGGTCCGCGAAGGCCCAGGAACTGTTGCGGCGCCAGTACGCCGCCACCGGCAGCGCCGCGACCGCCGCGCTGGCGGAGGCCAACACGCTGTTCGGTTCGGGCGGTGCCGCCGAACTCGCGACCCGGTTCGCGGCCAAGGCAGAAGCCGCCAACCGGTTCGTGGCCGCGTACCGCCGGTACTGCTGGCCGGTGAACTCGGTCGCGGACCTGAAGTTCGCGCCGTTCTTCTTGCTCGCCACGGAGGGGCAACTGTACTTCGACCGGACGCACGAGTGGCACATGCGGGCCCTCGCGGAACTCGCGACCGCCCCGCAGGTCCTCGCCACCCCGTTCCGTGTGGTGGACTTGGCCGACCCGGCCCAGGAGGAGGCCGCCACGCGCTGGTGGCTGGACCTGACGGAGGCCGGGGACGAGGGGATGGTGGTGAAGCCGCTCGAACCGCTGACCCGTGGGCGCAAGTTCTACGCCCAGCCGGCGCTGAAAGTGCGCGGGCGCGAGTACCTGCGGATTATTTACGGGCCGGACTACTTGGCGCCGGAACACCTGGGACGGCTGAAGCACCGGGCGGTGGGAGCGAAGCGCGGACTGGCGGGGCGCGAGTTCGGGCTCGGGCTGGAGGGTCTGGAGCGGTTCGCCCGCGGGGCCGAGTTGCGCGCGGTTCACGAGTGCGTGTTCGCGGTCCTGGCGCTGGAGAGCGAGCCGATCGACCCGCGGCTGTGA
- a CDS encoding isochorismatase family protein, whose translation MLTPTSTSLLVVDAQRGFTDLCPAELPVPGGADIVAGVNALLALPFARIDATQDWHPADHRSFLGRTDNLYPPHCVMNTPGAEFLPGLHTHRFGAVWRKGYDHDFEAYAVTAQHPGFAAFLRASGIETVVVCGIATNICCFFSARDLRRAGFEVLMVEDASAGIDVPVAGLFQAQARNEGLTLGIRYGIVADVCRAFGK comes from the coding sequence ATGCTCACCCCCACTTCAACGTCGCTGCTCGTGGTGGACGCCCAACGGGGCTTTACCGACCTGTGCCCCGCGGAACTGCCGGTCCCGGGCGGGGCGGACATCGTCGCAGGGGTGAACGCCCTGCTCGCGCTACCGTTCGCCCGGATCGATGCGACCCAGGACTGGCACCCGGCGGACCACCGCTCGTTTCTGGGCCGGACCGACAACCTGTACCCGCCGCACTGCGTGATGAACACGCCGGGCGCGGAATTTCTTCCGGGGCTGCACACGCACCGGTTCGGTGCGGTGTGGCGCAAGGGCTACGACCACGACTTCGAGGCCTACGCGGTGACCGCGCAGCACCCGGGTTTCGCGGCGTTTCTGCGCGCCTCCGGAATCGAAACGGTTGTGGTGTGCGGCATCGCGACCAACATCTGCTGCTTCTTTTCCGCCCGCGACTTGCGACGCGCCGGTTTCGAGGTGCTGATGGTCGAGGATGCCAGCGCCGGAATCGATGTCCCTGTGGCCGGGTTGTTCCAGGCACAGGCCAGGAATGAGGGGCTGACCCTCGGCATCCGGTACGGTATCGTTGCCGACGTGTGCCGTGCGTTCGGGAAGTGA